From Demequina capsici, one genomic window encodes:
- a CDS encoding DUF5926 family protein, whose amino-acid sequence MAKKNRVPFVPRPFEGLPGEVDLVAMREIVPAASAPARLTEEFGGDDILLVTVLPLDRPAMRRKDGLLMIAMRGAGASGDPSRDIAWAALAAKDLEDGDLLAPLGALEAGPRLQDILDLTVPWQVTVHEGYEYWLPEGDRDADVQAALEEANTGIFPTVKLEAAEGAYWCRMGAREFLRWGQSVDEERLLDALARLHARRESAIEEGTKLLGAFRACGLQIPVWEMVAGTEPDELEKPVAAFAPKLAAALADESPLTADERRARAGLVSRQVTIR is encoded by the coding sequence ATGGCGAAGAAGAACCGCGTCCCGTTCGTTCCCCGTCCCTTCGAGGGACTGCCCGGCGAGGTGGACCTCGTGGCGATGCGAGAGATCGTGCCCGCGGCCAGCGCGCCCGCGAGGCTCACGGAGGAGTTCGGCGGCGACGACATCCTGCTCGTGACCGTGCTGCCCCTGGACCGTCCGGCGATGCGCCGCAAGGACGGCCTGCTGATGATCGCGATGCGCGGCGCCGGCGCGTCCGGCGACCCGTCGCGTGACATCGCGTGGGCCGCGCTCGCCGCGAAGGACCTTGAGGACGGCGACCTGCTGGCGCCGCTGGGCGCGCTCGAGGCGGGACCGCGTCTGCAGGACATCCTGGATCTGACGGTGCCGTGGCAGGTCACGGTGCACGAGGGCTACGAGTACTGGCTGCCTGAGGGCGACCGTGACGCCGACGTGCAGGCGGCGCTCGAGGAGGCCAACACGGGCATCTTCCCCACGGTGAAGCTCGAGGCCGCCGAAGGCGCGTACTGGTGCCGCATGGGCGCCCGCGAATTCCTGCGCTGGGGCCAGTCCGTCGATGAGGAGAGGCTGCTGGACGCGCTCGCCCGGCTGCACGCCCGCCGCGAGTCCGCGATCGAGGAGGGCACCAAGCTGCTGGGCGCGTTCCGCGCGTGCGGCCTGCAGATCCCCGTGTGGGAGATGGTCGCGGGCACCGAGCCCGACGAGCTGGAGAAGCCGGTCGCGGCGTTCGCGCCCAAGCTTGCCGCCGCGCTCGCCGACGAGTCCCCGCTCACGGCTGACGAGCGTCGGGCGCGTGCCGGACTGGTCTCGCGTCAGGTCACGATCCGCTGA
- a CDS encoding glycosyltransferase family 2 protein, which yields MAARNRYAESVVATPQPPDGDAARKRAPRRRPSASRIVAPTPEQGCAALIVAHDQARRIAATVRAAVAIPGVDLVLVVDDGSTDNTQDLARKSGAVVVRHPHPRGRSAAIETGAAVAAMRDDPAVPPRALLILDGRLGNQAIGAAPLVPAVTEKVCDMAVALTAGGGRALGLSTKASRKAIKKASNWEPRQPMSSIRCLTREAFEQCLPLARGSGLEPAMTLDVLHAGLTVTEVECEIAGNSRSGVARTAPGRANQYRDVLMAIGSRRMRQGLTDTGRAMGVGRSQAQEEHE from the coding sequence GTGGCCGCACGCAATCGCTACGCTGAGAGCGTGGTCGCGACACCCCAGCCCCCGGACGGCGATGCCGCACGTAAACGTGCGCCTCGACGCCGTCCGTCGGCCTCCCGGATCGTCGCTCCCACACCCGAACAGGGGTGCGCCGCGCTGATCGTGGCGCACGACCAGGCCCGCCGCATCGCCGCCACGGTGCGCGCCGCCGTCGCGATCCCCGGTGTGGACCTGGTGCTCGTGGTCGACGACGGCTCCACCGACAACACGCAGGACCTGGCACGCAAGTCGGGTGCGGTGGTGGTCCGTCACCCGCACCCGCGTGGCCGCAGCGCCGCCATCGAGACGGGCGCCGCCGTGGCCGCCATGCGCGACGACCCTGCCGTGCCCCCCCGCGCGCTGCTGATCCTCGACGGCCGCCTGGGCAACCAGGCGATCGGCGCCGCGCCGCTCGTGCCCGCCGTCACCGAGAAGGTGTGCGACATGGCCGTGGCGCTCACCGCGGGCGGTGGACGGGCGCTCGGCCTCAGCACGAAGGCGTCTCGCAAGGCCATCAAGAAGGCCTCCAACTGGGAGCCGCGCCAGCCGATGAGCTCCATCCGATGCCTCACCCGCGAGGCTTTCGAGCAGTGCCTGCCGCTGGCGCGCGGCTCAGGCCTCGAGCCGGCCATGACCCTTGACGTGCTGCACGCCGGTCTCACCGTCACCGAGGTGGAGTGCGAGATCGCGGGCAACAGCCGCTCGGGCGTCGCGCGCACCGCGCCAGGCCGTGCCAACCAGTACCGTGACGTGTTGATGGCCATCGGGAGCCGTCGGATGCGTCAGGGCCTCACCGACACAGGTCGGGCGATGGGGGTCGGGCGCTCGCAAGCCCAGGAGGAGCACGAGTGA
- the pheA gene encoding prephenate dehydratase has translation MTLPRYAYLGPAGTFTEAALRVMAPEGTAEHLPMVDVPSALGAVRSGEADYAVVAIENSVEGGVTATLDTLAEGEPLVILGEVVLSISFELVARPGTRIEDVARVSAHSHGLNQCRRWIAENLPGALQVPASSNAAAAVALADGSAEFDAALAPPGIGESLGLEVLVSGVSDRASSMTRFVRIGRPGELPEPTGADKTTLVVHLPSDRSGALLQMLEQFSARGVNLSRIESRPRGDRPGEYSFSMDAMGHVAEARVAEALIGLKRTCPVVLFLGSYPAFHGEVTPVEPETTDESFAEATAWVAALRDGRA, from the coding sequence GTGACTTTGCCGCGGTACGCGTACCTGGGTCCTGCCGGCACGTTCACGGAGGCGGCGCTGCGCGTCATGGCTCCCGAGGGCACGGCCGAGCATCTGCCGATGGTGGACGTCCCGTCCGCCCTGGGCGCGGTGCGCTCGGGCGAGGCCGACTACGCGGTCGTGGCGATCGAGAACTCGGTCGAGGGCGGCGTGACCGCCACGCTCGACACGCTCGCCGAGGGCGAGCCGCTGGTGATCCTCGGCGAGGTGGTGCTGTCGATCTCCTTCGAGCTCGTGGCCCGGCCCGGCACGCGGATCGAGGACGTGGCGCGCGTGTCGGCGCATTCGCATGGCCTCAACCAGTGCCGTCGCTGGATCGCCGAGAATCTGCCAGGTGCCCTGCAGGTGCCCGCCTCGTCGAACGCGGCGGCGGCGGTGGCGCTCGCGGACGGGTCGGCGGAGTTCGATGCGGCGCTCGCGCCTCCTGGGATCGGCGAGAGCCTGGGTCTCGAGGTGCTCGTGAGCGGGGTCAGCGACCGGGCCTCCTCGATGACGCGGTTCGTGCGCATCGGCCGCCCGGGCGAGCTCCCCGAGCCGACGGGCGCGGACAAGACGACGCTGGTGGTGCACCTGCCCTCTGATCGATCCGGCGCGCTGCTGCAGATGCTGGAGCAGTTCTCTGCGCGCGGTGTGAACCTGTCTCGCATCGAGTCCCGCCCGCGCGGCGACCGGCCGGGTGAGTACTCGTTCTCCATGGATGCGATGGGTCACGTGGCGGAGGCGCGGGTGGCGGAGGCGCTGATCGGCCTCAAGCGCACCTGCCCGGTGGTGCTGTTCCTCGGCTCGTACCCGGCTTTCCACGGTGAGGTGACGCCGGTCGAGCCTGAGACGACCGACGAGTCGTTCGCGGAGGCCACCGCATGGGTGGCGGCGCTGCGGGACGGACGGGCGTAG
- a CDS encoding diacylglycerol/lipid kinase family protein, with amino-acid sequence MVAEVLAVIAALLAVASLSLTVVITRRIGSRDPVAVPLMWRRILRIQPLPSAAGSFMTPRDGNEKIAFIANPTKSGIEELREQALRACSIRYLPQPLWFYTTADDPGTGQAEAAIEAGADVVVAVGGDGTVRAVAQALAGRGIPMGIVPMGTGNLFARNLDLPLGDTQSILRTVLEGAERKADVGWMDIRRAYPGHGEDGRHLFLVIAGAGFDAEMVAGADDRLKRRLGWFAYFFAAIRHLGEKRMKAWVSVDGGEEIVGHMRTVLMANIGKLPGGISLIPDATMDDGRLDVATLDARGGLVGWTELFGQVMAQGAGIKDTRLLRILRTSRIDHVRGTEFDIRMDQPQKVQVDGESLGRASRIHAFVQPAALTLRVPQGTVPQRTDEPKTADGASDDADASPSI; translated from the coding sequence ATGGTCGCCGAAGTGCTCGCGGTCATCGCGGCACTGCTCGCGGTGGCGTCCCTGTCCCTCACCGTGGTGATCACGCGCCGCATCGGCTCGCGCGACCCCGTCGCGGTGCCGCTCATGTGGCGTCGGATCCTGCGCATCCAGCCGCTGCCGTCGGCTGCAGGCTCCTTCATGACCCCGCGCGACGGGAACGAGAAGATCGCGTTCATCGCGAACCCCACCAAGTCCGGCATCGAGGAGCTGAGGGAGCAGGCGTTGCGCGCGTGCTCCATCCGGTATCTGCCGCAGCCGCTCTGGTTCTACACGACGGCCGACGACCCTGGCACGGGTCAGGCGGAGGCGGCCATCGAGGCCGGGGCCGACGTGGTGGTCGCCGTGGGCGGCGACGGAACCGTGCGCGCCGTCGCCCAGGCCCTCGCGGGGCGCGGCATCCCCATGGGGATCGTCCCCATGGGCACCGGCAACCTGTTCGCCCGCAATCTTGACCTCCCCCTCGGAGACACCCAGTCGATCCTGCGCACCGTGCTCGAGGGCGCGGAGCGCAAGGCGGACGTCGGGTGGATGGACATCCGCCGCGCCTACCCTGGCCACGGCGAGGATGGACGGCACCTGTTCCTGGTGATCGCGGGCGCCGGCTTCGACGCGGAGATGGTGGCCGGTGCGGACGACCGGCTCAAGCGTCGACTTGGCTGGTTCGCCTACTTCTTCGCGGCGATCCGCCACCTGGGCGAGAAGCGCATGAAGGCGTGGGTGTCCGTCGACGGCGGCGAGGAGATCGTGGGCCACATGCGCACCGTCCTCATGGCGAACATCGGCAAGCTCCCCGGCGGCATCTCGCTGATCCCGGACGCGACCATGGACGACGGCAGGCTCGACGTCGCGACCCTCGACGCCCGTGGCGGTCTGGTGGGGTGGACCGAGCTGTTCGGGCAGGTCATGGCGCAAGGCGCAGGCATCAAGGACACGCGCCTGCTTCGCATCCTGAGGACGTCCCGCATCGACCATGTGCGCGGCACGGAGTTCGACATCCGGATGGACCAGCCGCAGAAGGTGCAGGTGGACGGGGAGTCGCTGGGGCGCGCGTCGCGGATCCACGCTTTCGTGCAGCCTGCCGCGCTGACGCTGCGCGTTCCTCAGGGCACCGTGCCGCAGCGGACCGACGAGCCGAAGACCGCCGACGGTGCCTCGGACGACGCGGACGCGTCGCCGAGCATCTAG
- the serS gene encoding serine--tRNA ligase, translating into MIDVKLLRAEPDLVRQSQISRGDDPAIVDQVLAADAANRTALQDFEAARAEQKSLGKLVAQATGDEKQDLLARTKELSAKVKQLQADADAAAATATELARSLGNIPEPGVPAGGADDYAVLRHVGTPRDFAAERVEVQDHLAIGEGLKAIDMERGAKVSGARFYFLTGIGARLELAILNAAMATAIDHGFSPMITPTLVRPEVMSGTGFLGKHADEIYYLEKDDLYLTGTSEVALAGYHTDEILDLEDGALRYAGWSACYRREAGSAGRDTRGIIRVHQFHKVEMFAYVRPEDAAEEHARFLAAEESMLQALELPYRVIDTAAGDLGMSAARKFDCEAWLPSQERWMEVTSTSNCTTYQARRLRIRERSEAGGTEPVATVNGTIGTTRWLVALLENHQQADGSVHVPEVLRPYLGGVERLEPLA; encoded by the coding sequence ATGATCGACGTGAAGCTTCTGCGCGCTGAGCCCGACCTGGTCCGCCAGTCGCAGATCTCCCGCGGGGACGACCCCGCGATCGTGGACCAGGTGCTCGCCGCGGACGCCGCGAACCGCACCGCGCTCCAGGACTTCGAGGCCGCCCGCGCCGAGCAGAAGTCGCTCGGCAAGCTCGTCGCGCAGGCCACGGGCGACGAGAAGCAGGACCTGCTCGCCCGCACCAAGGAGCTGTCCGCCAAGGTCAAGCAGCTCCAGGCCGACGCCGACGCGGCTGCCGCCACCGCCACCGAGCTCGCCAGGTCGCTGGGCAACATCCCTGAGCCGGGCGTGCCCGCCGGCGGTGCCGACGACTACGCCGTGCTGCGCCACGTGGGAACCCCCCGGGACTTCGCCGCCGAGCGCGTCGAGGTCCAGGACCACCTGGCGATCGGCGAAGGTCTCAAGGCCATCGACATGGAACGCGGCGCCAAGGTGTCCGGCGCCCGCTTCTACTTCCTCACCGGCATCGGTGCACGGCTCGAGCTCGCGATCCTGAACGCGGCCATGGCCACCGCCATCGATCACGGCTTCTCCCCCATGATCACTCCCACGCTGGTGCGTCCCGAGGTCATGAGCGGCACCGGCTTCCTCGGCAAGCACGCAGACGAGATCTACTACCTCGAGAAGGACGACCTGTACCTCACGGGGACGTCCGAGGTGGCGCTCGCGGGCTACCACACCGACGAGATCCTGGACCTCGAGGACGGCGCCCTGCGCTATGCCGGCTGGAGCGCCTGCTACCGCCGCGAGGCCGGCTCGGCGGGCCGCGACACCCGCGGCATCATCCGCGTCCACCAGTTCCACAAGGTGGAGATGTTCGCCTACGTGCGCCCCGAGGACGCCGCCGAGGAGCACGCCCGCTTCCTGGCCGCCGAGGAGTCCATGCTCCAGGCGCTCGAGCTCCCGTACCGCGTCATCGACACCGCCGCAGGTGATCTGGGCATGAGCGCCGCACGCAAGTTCGACTGCGAGGCCTGGCTGCCCAGCCAGGAGCGCTGGATGGAGGTCACCTCCACCTCCAACTGCACCACCTATCAGGCCCGACGCCTGCGCATCCGCGAACGTTCCGAGGCGGGCGGCACGGAGCCTGTCGCCACCGTCAACGGCACCATCGGCACCACCCGCTGGCTCGTCGCGCTCCTGGAGAACCACCAGCAGGCCGACGGCTCGGTGCACGTCCCCGAGGTGCTGCGCCCGTACCTCGGCGGCGTCGAGCGCCTCGAGCCGCTCGCCTGA
- a CDS encoding HAD family hydrolase translates to MTRDPASMRPPLDRDAWRLVGLDIDGTLMHWGGDISDAVVEAVEKVRMCRSHVILATGRTVIGTMPVLERLGIRRGWAVCANGAVTVKLNPQTPGGYDIVETTTFDPTAALELIRQEMPDAFFAVEDLGVGFRVNREFPMGELDGRQIVVDSFEELASQEVTRVVIRKPDADVSHFDSLVHRIGLNDVTYAVGYSAWLDLTPPNVTKASALEALRRQLGVYPDHTVAVGDGNNDIDMLRWAGFSAAMGNAPDAVQAVADQVVGSVDEDGVLEVLHTLIDPERLAVL, encoded by the coding sequence ATGACGCGCGACCCGGCAAGCATGCGACCCCCGCTCGATCGCGACGCCTGGCGCCTTGTCGGGCTCGACATCGACGGCACCCTCATGCACTGGGGCGGCGACATCTCCGACGCCGTCGTCGAGGCCGTGGAGAAGGTGCGCATGTGCCGCTCCCACGTGATCCTCGCCACCGGTCGCACCGTCATCGGCACCATGCCCGTGCTCGAACGGCTCGGCATCAGGCGCGGCTGGGCCGTCTGCGCGAACGGCGCCGTCACCGTCAAGCTCAACCCGCAGACGCCCGGCGGCTACGACATCGTCGAGACCACCACGTTCGACCCCACCGCCGCGCTCGAGCTGATCCGGCAGGAGATGCCCGACGCGTTCTTCGCCGTGGAGGACCTGGGCGTCGGCTTCCGCGTGAACCGCGAGTTCCCCATGGGCGAGCTCGACGGACGCCAGATCGTCGTCGACTCGTTCGAGGAGCTCGCCTCGCAGGAGGTCACGCGTGTCGTCATCCGCAAGCCCGACGCCGACGTGAGCCACTTCGACTCGCTCGTGCACCGCATCGGCCTCAACGACGTCACCTACGCCGTCGGCTACTCCGCCTGGCTGGACCTCACCCCGCCCAACGTCACCAAGGCCTCCGCCCTCGAGGCCCTGCGGCGTCAGCTGGGCGTCTACCCCGACCACACCGTCGCCGTCGGGGACGGCAACAACGACATCGACATGCTCCGCTGGGCGGGCTTCTCGGCAGCGATGGGGAACGCGCCCGACGCGGTGCAGGCCGTCGCGGATCAGGTGGTCGGCTCGGTGGACGAGGACGGCGTGCTCGAGGTGCTGCACACCCTCATCGACCCCGAGCGGCTCGCCGTCCTCTGA
- a CDS encoding AGE family epimerase/isomerase, translating into MTTWLTSDSHHRWLEQETDRLLSFGRYAQDPRGGFGYLDADGRIDASRDVELWITCRMTHVYALGSMMGRPGAAAYVDHGVDSLLGRLRDEEHGGWFAAIGADGPTNTAKEAYGHAFVILAAASATAAGRPGAAALLDQAVAVHTERFWDDEAGMSRESFNRDWSEEEQYRGVNANMHTVEAYLAASDVLGDRDLLDRAARIVTRVVDVYGRDNEWRLPEHFDLDWNPRLDYNEDEPAHPFRPYGATVGHALEWSRLTLQAASSLQQTGRATPEWMVPAARDLYAAAIRDGWNVDGQPGFVYTTDWEGAPVVRERMHWVAAEAVGAAAVLWRTTRAAEYAEQYQQWWDYIGEHLIDLDKGSWHHELSTSNEPSATVWPGKPDIYHALQATLLPRLPASPALAASLAAGNLGKA; encoded by the coding sequence ATGACGACGTGGTTGACCTCTGACTCGCATCACCGCTGGCTCGAGCAGGAGACGGACAGGCTGCTCTCCTTCGGGCGGTACGCGCAGGACCCGAGAGGCGGGTTCGGCTACCTGGACGCCGACGGGCGGATCGACGCCTCCCGCGACGTCGAGCTGTGGATCACCTGCCGCATGACCCACGTCTACGCGCTGGGGTCCATGATGGGACGCCCGGGCGCGGCCGCCTACGTGGATCATGGCGTCGACTCGCTACTGGGACGCCTGCGCGACGAGGAGCACGGCGGATGGTTCGCCGCAATCGGGGCCGACGGGCCCACGAACACCGCGAAGGAGGCGTACGGCCACGCGTTCGTGATCCTCGCAGCCGCCTCCGCGACCGCGGCAGGTCGCCCCGGTGCGGCCGCGCTTCTCGACCAGGCCGTCGCCGTGCACACGGAGCGGTTCTGGGACGACGAGGCCGGCATGAGCCGTGAGTCCTTCAACCGTGACTGGTCCGAGGAGGAGCAGTACCGCGGCGTCAACGCCAACATGCACACGGTCGAGGCCTATCTCGCCGCCTCCGACGTGCTCGGCGACCGCGACCTGCTCGACCGTGCCGCACGCATCGTGACCCGCGTGGTCGACGTGTACGGGCGCGACAACGAGTGGCGCCTGCCCGAGCACTTCGACCTCGACTGGAACCCACGGCTCGACTACAACGAGGACGAGCCCGCGCACCCCTTCCGTCCGTACGGCGCCACGGTCGGCCACGCCCTCGAATGGTCGCGCCTCACCTTGCAGGCCGCCTCCTCGCTGCAGCAGACGGGCCGCGCCACGCCCGAATGGATGGTGCCGGCCGCACGCGACCTGTACGCCGCCGCCATCCGCGACGGCTGGAACGTCGACGGACAGCCCGGCTTCGTCTACACCACCGACTGGGAGGGCGCCCCCGTGGTCCGCGAGCGCATGCACTGGGTGGCTGCCGAGGCCGTCGGCGCTGCGGCCGTGCTCTGGCGCACCACCAGGGCGGCCGAGTATGCCGAGCAGTACCAGCAGTGGTGGGACTACATCGGAGAGCACCTCATCGACCTGGACAAGGGCTCATGGCACCACGAGCTGTCCACGTCGAACGAGCCCTCCGCCACCGTGTGGCCAGGCAAGCCCGACATCTACCACGCGCTCCAGGCGACCCTGCTGCCACGTCTGCCCGCCTCGCCCGCGCTCGCCGCCTCGCTCGCCGCAGGGAACCTCGGCAAGGCCTAG
- a CDS encoding NAD(P)H-quinone oxidoreductase, which produces MNVTECNGSGGPEVLRSASAPDPSVAPGVVIIDVMASGVNHADLLQRRGRYDPPVGAPRWPGLEVAGTVRAVGDGVTRWRVGDWVCALLQGGGYAEQAAVDESLVLPIPPGISPVEAAALVEAACTVASAFEQAGAGPGETLLVHGGLGGVGTIAIQVGAALGMRVLATAGGRARADRCVALGAEAAFDHRTDDWVAEVRSRGGADVILDVVGAAYLAKNLSALSTGGRLVVLGMQGGARGELDLGMLLAKRARVIGTTLRARPLSERAAIVALVERTVWPMVPDQVRPLVHATFPLAEAAAAHTMLEAGGVAGSLVLLP; this is translated from the coding sequence ATGAATGTCACTGAATGCAACGGATCCGGGGGCCCCGAGGTCCTGAGGTCCGCATCCGCTCCGGACCCTTCGGTGGCACCCGGAGTGGTCATCATCGACGTGATGGCATCTGGTGTCAACCACGCTGATCTGCTGCAGAGGAGAGGGCGGTACGACCCGCCCGTCGGAGCTCCCCGGTGGCCCGGGCTGGAGGTCGCGGGCACGGTGAGAGCGGTGGGCGACGGGGTGACGCGCTGGCGCGTGGGCGACTGGGTGTGCGCGCTCCTGCAGGGCGGCGGATACGCGGAGCAGGCAGCGGTCGACGAGTCTCTGGTGCTCCCTATCCCTCCTGGTATCAGCCCTGTTGAGGCGGCTGCGCTGGTGGAGGCGGCATGCACCGTCGCGTCGGCGTTCGAGCAGGCGGGCGCCGGACCGGGCGAGACCTTGCTGGTGCATGGCGGTCTGGGAGGTGTCGGCACGATCGCGATCCAGGTGGGGGCGGCGCTGGGGATGCGCGTGCTGGCCACGGCCGGCGGTCGCGCCCGGGCCGACCGGTGCGTCGCGCTGGGCGCGGAGGCGGCCTTCGATCACAGGACGGACGACTGGGTGGCGGAGGTCCGGTCGAGGGGCGGCGCGGACGTGATCCTCGACGTGGTGGGCGCGGCATATCTCGCGAAGAATCTGTCTGCGTTATCCACAGGCGGGCGCCTCGTGGTGCTCGGGATGCAGGGCGGGGCGCGAGGCGAGCTCGACCTGGGCATGCTGCTCGCCAAGCGGGCACGGGTGATCGGGACCACCCTGCGCGCACGTCCCCTGTCGGAGCGCGCGGCGATCGTCGCCCTGGTCGAGCGGACGGTGTGGCCGATGGTGCCGGACCAGGTGAGGCCGCTGGTGCACGCGACGTTCCCCCTGGCGGAGGCCGCGGCGGCGCACACGATGCTCGAAGCGGGCGGCGTCGCGGGATCGCTGGTGCTGCTCCCCTGA